One Aphelocoma coerulescens isolate FSJ_1873_10779 chromosome 4A, UR_Acoe_1.0, whole genome shotgun sequence DNA window includes the following coding sequences:
- the RPS4X gene encoding small ribosomal subunit protein eS4, X isoform produces the protein MARGPKKHLKRVAAPKHWMLDKLTGVFAPRPSTGPHKLRECLPLIIFLRNRLKYALTGDEVKKICMQRFIKIDGKVRTDITYPAGFMDVISIEKTGEHFRLVYDTKGRFAVHRITPEEAKYKLCKVRKIFVGTKGIPHLVTHDARTIRYPDPLIKVNDTVQIDLETGKITDFIKFDTGNLCMVTGGANLGRIGVITNRERHPGSFDVVHVKDANGNSFATRLSNIFVIGKGNKPWISLPRGKGIRLTIAEERDKRLAAKQSSG, from the exons ATG GCCCGCGGCCCCAAGAAGCATCTGAAGCGCGTGGCTGCACCCAAGCACTGGATGCTGGACAAGCTGACGGGCGTCTTT GCACCCCGCCCATCAACAGGCCCACACAAGCTGAGGGAGTGCCTTCCCCTCATCATCTTCCTGCGCAACCGGCTGAAGTATGCTCTGACAGGAGATGAGGTCAAGAAGATCTGCATGCAGAGGTTCATCAAAATAGATGGCAAAGTCCGCACCGACATCACCTACCCTGCAGGCTTCATGG ATGTCATCAGCATTGAGAAGACAGGTGAGCATTTCCGCCTGGTGTATGATACCAAGGGCCGGTTTGCTGTGCACCGCATCACACCTGAGGAGGCCAAG TACAAGCTGTGCAAGGTGAGGAAGATCTTTGTGGGCACCAAAGGAATCCCTCACTTGGTCACTCATGATGCCCGCACTATCCGCTATCCAGACCCCCTCATCAAGGTGAATGATACGGTCCAGATTGACCTGGAGACAGGCAAGATCACAGACTTCATCAAGTTTGACACAG GTAACCTGTGCATGGTGACTGGCGGTGCCAACTTGGGCCGAATTGGGGTGATCACCAACCGGGAGAGGCACCCCGGGTCGTTTGACGTGGTTCATGTGAAGGACGCCAATGGCAACAGCTTTGCCACCAGGCTCTCCAACATCTTCGTTATAGGCAAA GGCAACAAGCCATGGATCTCCTTGCCCCGTGGAAAGGGCATCCGCCTGACCATTGCTGAAGAGAGAGACAAGAGACTGGCAGCCAAGCAAAGCAGCGGATAA